In the Drosophila gunungcola strain Sukarami unplaced genomic scaffold, Dgunungcola_SK_2 000001F, whole genome shotgun sequence genome, one interval contains:
- the LOC128261331 gene encoding uncharacterized protein LOC128261331 gives MKFLAICIFLILALVAVQAHPGHGNRGGPGGSFGGQGGPGGPGGSFGGQGGGSASATANASADAKSQGGGPASATANANAVATSQGSGGHGNRG, from the coding sequence ATGAAGTTCCTGGCCATCTGCATTTTCCTGATCCTAGCCCTGGTGGCCGTTCAGGCCCATCCTGGCCACGGTAACCGTGGTGGACCCGGTGGATCCTTCGGTGGACAGGGTGGACCAGGTGGACCCGGTGGATCCTTTGGTGGACAGGGTGGCGGTAGTGCCAGCGCCACTGCCAACGCCAGTGCCGATGCCAAAAGCCAAGGAGGTGGCCCAGCCTCAGCCACCGCCAACGCAAACGCCGTCGCCACTTCCCAGGGAAGCGGAGGCCATGGAAACCGAGGATAG
- the LOC128263414 gene encoding uncharacterized protein LOC128263414, whose translation MKLFIALSVLVAVASALPQFGGGNANANANANANAQGGGGFGGRPGGFGGGPGFGGNPGFGGGPGFGGGPGFGGGGFNRGPGGFGGGGFGGGGFGGRPHGGFGGGGGPGFGPGGFGGRPGGGFGGGGAGGSSTASASSSASASGGGGRGGGSATASSSASAASGGAGFRVTPIKQITMKVFVVLAVILAVSAAAPPFGGSEANANANANAQSQGQGGFGGQQGGFGGGPGGGFGGGPGGGFGGRPGGGFGGPGGPGFGGPGGPGGPGGFRGQQQGGFGGQNGFGNQGGFGGGPGFGGGPGFGGGNSEANANANAVADGNGFGGGNANANANANASSRGGGASANANASASSSAFGK comes from the exons ATGAAACTCTTCATCGCACTCTCCGTCCTGGTGGCTGTGGCATCGGCCCTGCCTCAGTTTGGCGGCGGCAACGCCAACGctaatgccaatgccaatgccaacgCTCAGGGCGGCGGCGGATTTGGAGGACGTCCCGGTGGATTCGGTGGCGGACCTGGATTTGGAGGTAACCCTGGATTCGGAGGGGGCCCTGGATTCGGTGGTGGCCCTGGATTCGGTGGTGGCGGATTTAATCGCGGCCCTGGCGGTTTCGGTGGCGGCGGCTTCGGTGGCGGCGGCTTCGGAGGTCGTCCACATGGCGGattcggcggcggcggcggtccAGGATTCGGACCCGGCGGCTTTGGAGGTCGTCCAGGAGGCGGTTTCGGCGGCGGTGGCGCCGGCGGCTCGTCCACTGCCTCGGCATCCTCCTCGGCTTCGGCTTCTGGTGGTGGTGGACGAGGTGGCGGATCCGCTACCGCATCTTCTTCTGCCTCTGCTGCTTCAGGAGGCGCCGGATTCCGCG TCACTCCGATCAAGCAGATCACCATGAAGGTCTTCGTCGTTCTCGCCGTAATCCTGGCCGTGTCCGCTGCCGCCCCGCCGTTCGGTGGTAGCGAAGCCAACGCCAATGCCAACGCCAACGCTCAATCTCAAGGTCAAGGTGGCTTCGGTGGTCAGCAGGGTGGCTTTGGAGGTGGTCCAGGAGGTGGCTTTGGAGGTGGTCCAGGCGGTGGCTTTGGAGGTCGTCCAGGAGGTGGTTTCGGGGGACCAGGCGGACCTGGATTTGGAGGACCCGGAGGTCCCGGAGGACCAGGCGGTTTTAGAGGACAACAACAAGGTGGATTCGGTGGACAGAACGGATTCGGAAACCAAGGAGGTTTCGGCGGCGGTCCTGGATTTGGAGGCGGTCCTGGATTTGGGGGCGGAAACAGCGAAGCTAATGCTAATGCCAACGCCGTCGCCGATGGAAACGGTTTTGGAGGTGGAAACGCTAATGCCAATGCTAACGCCAACGCCAGCTCTCGTGGAGGTGGTGCTAGTGCCAATGCTAATGCTAGTGCTAGCTCCAGCGCCTTTGGCAAATAA
- the LOC128261271 gene encoding acanthoscurrin-1: MKTLIVLALLVAAVSALPQFGFGGPRFGGPGFGGGGFGGPGFGGGGFGRPGFGGGGYGGGPYGGFGGNPYGGGFGGGPYGGGGFGGNPYGGFGGGGRHHGGGGRGGGGGGGGAASASASSSASAAGGGGGAASASASSSASASGGGNFYG; encoded by the coding sequence GTGGCCGCCGTCTCGGCTCTACCTCAGTTCGGATTTGGAGGACCTCGATTTGGCGGACCCGGATTCGGAGGTGGCGGATTTGGCGGACCCGGATTTGGAGGTGGCGGATTTGGAAGACCCGGATTTGGAGGTGGCGGCTACGGTGGAGGACCATATGGTGGATTTGGCGGAAATCCCTATGGCGGCGGATTCGGCGGAGGTCCCTATGGAGGCGGCGGCTTCGGCGGTAATCCCTATGGTGGATTTGGCGGTGGCGGGCGTCATCATGGCGGCGGCGGACGCGGTGGTGGCGGAGGTGGCGGTGGTGCTGCCTCAGCATCGGCCTCGTCAAGCGCCTCAGCCGCCGGTGGGGGTGGCGGTGCTGCCTCCGCATCTGCCTCCTCATCGGCCTCGgccagcggcggcggcaactTCTACGGCTAA